Proteins co-encoded in one Bremerella sp. TYQ1 genomic window:
- a CDS encoding transthyretin-like family protein: protein MISNLKFATLAAVGLLTLGCSSSSDPGEPKHFVRGVVHVNGEPAHRVAVTFHHNDTSLPSGKRFATGVTDESGQFELSSEGDRDGTIAGNYSVTFAWLSANDISAYDMFRGTFSKPETSTYNVIVPRSGQEELIFDLNVPEEKLRRPKK from the coding sequence ATGATTAGTAACCTGAAATTCGCAACTCTGGCGGCGGTGGGTTTATTGACCCTAGGCTGTTCCTCTTCCAGTGACCCAGGCGAACCTAAGCACTTCGTCAGAGGGGTGGTACATGTCAACGGCGAACCAGCCCATAGGGTAGCGGTTACCTTTCACCACAACGATACAAGCCTGCCCTCTGGCAAACGGTTCGCAACCGGTGTAACGGACGAGTCAGGACAGTTTGAACTATCTAGTGAAGGAGACCGAGACGGGACAATTGCAGGAAACTATTCGGTTACCTTCGCTTGGTTGTCGGCCAATGATATCTCGGCATATGACATGTTTAGAGGAACGTTTTCTAAACCTGAAACCAGTACGTACAACGTCATCGTACCGCGTTCAGGACAAGAGGAATTGATCTTCGATCTGAATGTTCCAGAAGAAAAACTTCGACGTCCAAAAAAGTAG
- a CDS encoding PQQ-binding-like beta-propeller repeat protein, whose product MNPFRHFLYALILAATIQQVCLAASPNVWGAFLGIDHSPIDPSSIPIAWSPTKNIAWSMPLKGYGQSSPVIFGNRVFVTTIEGPNKEKNIVSCFDLNTGEFQWHKSFVSSDPVKNSTFVSRAAPTPVVDKHCVYCFFESGDIIALTHAGETKWQISLSQKYGKFENEYGLGSSPIMTQGTLFVLIDDPGPSYLIALDCKTGTIVWKTDRMSRGSWTSPMLLRIGDETQILCSSAGTIDAYSHKDGSLLWTYEGVGGNRICSPFVFADGSFLVGSQTSREFKDEDSVKQSNFAMKVHKKGDTWSPEILWRNEKMTPGMASPVAFGGYAYWLGRTGAVLCFDVSTGEEKYAERIQQSCWATPLAIGDRLYLFGKDGLTTVISVGPKFNVLAENQLWDEEAITTDQSIIDRETEPRRKAAAAMHAGPEVMGVACVSGSLVIRTGDRLFCVRLTNK is encoded by the coding sequence ATGAATCCTTTTCGTCATTTCCTATACGCTCTTATTCTGGCGGCAACAATTCAACAAGTCTGCTTGGCAGCTTCGCCGAATGTGTGGGGAGCATTTCTAGGAATAGACCACTCACCCATCGATCCCAGCAGCATTCCAATCGCTTGGTCTCCAACAAAAAATATTGCTTGGTCGATGCCGCTGAAAGGCTATGGACAGTCGAGCCCGGTTATCTTTGGTAATCGAGTCTTCGTGACCACGATCGAAGGCCCTAACAAGGAAAAGAATATTGTAAGTTGCTTTGACTTAAACACTGGTGAGTTTCAGTGGCATAAATCCTTCGTCAGCAGCGATCCAGTAAAAAACAGTACTTTTGTAAGTCGTGCTGCCCCAACACCTGTGGTTGATAAGCATTGTGTTTATTGTTTTTTCGAAAGCGGCGACATAATCGCATTAACTCACGCCGGAGAAACAAAGTGGCAGATATCTCTTTCCCAAAAGTACGGCAAGTTTGAAAACGAATACGGACTTGGTTCCTCCCCAATCATGACTCAGGGCACGCTCTTCGTGTTGATCGATGACCCGGGCCCTTCTTATTTAATTGCTCTGGATTGCAAGACAGGAACGATCGTCTGGAAGACTGACCGCATGAGTCGAGGAAGTTGGACTTCTCCTATGCTCTTGAGAATTGGCGATGAAACCCAGATCCTCTGCAGTTCCGCAGGAACTATCGACGCATATTCTCACAAAGATGGTTCACTATTGTGGACTTATGAAGGTGTTGGCGGAAACCGTATTTGCAGTCCATTCGTTTTCGCCGACGGATCGTTCCTTGTAGGTTCACAGACAAGCCGTGAGTTTAAGGACGAAGATTCGGTAAAACAATCCAACTTCGCTATGAAAGTTCACAAGAAAGGGGATACTTGGTCTCCTGAGATTTTATGGCGCAACGAGAAAATGACTCCTGGAATGGCTTCTCCCGTTGCTTTCGGAGGGTATGCCTACTGGCTTGGTCGAACGGGGGCAGTACTTTGCTTTGACGTCAGTACAGGCGAAGAGAAATACGCGGAAAGAATTCAGCAGTCCTGCTGGGCAACGCCACTGGCGATCGGCGATCGACTCTATCTCTTTGGAAAAGATGGTCTAACAACAGTGATCTCTGTTGGCCCTAAGTTTAATGTGCTCGCAGAGAATCAGCTTTGGGACGAAGAGGCTATTACCACTGACCAATCTATTATCGATCGTGAAACAGAGCCACGTCGCAAGGCCGCGGCAGCCATGCACGCGGGCCCAGAAGTCATGGGAGTAGCCTGCGTAAGCGGATCATTAGTGATTCGTACGGGAGATCGGCTTTTCTGCGTAAGACTTACCAATAAATAA
- a CDS encoding DUF5060 domain-containing protein, giving the protein MIGGFAVGVGYAQADDDLLSGELKAWHKVTLTLNGPEANETDSAPNPFTDYSMTVDFQHESGSPRYSIPGYFAADGNAAESSATSGNKWRAHLSPDKPGKWTYTVHFVQGKNCAVDEQARSELVERAEGITGSFQVEPSDKTGRDFRGRGRLEYVGKHYLQFKGSGEYYLKAGPDAPETFLAYQDFDNTSAHKPKIPLKTWKAHIQDWKAGDPTWKNGKGKGMIGAVNYIADKGCNSISFLPYNAGGDGDNVWPFVSRNDPLHYDCSKLDQWQIVFDHAQSKGVYLHFKMQETEMDDDVPTSLDNGDLGTERKLYCRELVARFGYELALNWNLGEENTQTPKQQREMAKYIRDVDPYDHHLVIHTFPNQQDKVYPPLIGDQSVLTGASLQNGWNQAHSRTLKWITESAKTGRPWVCANDEQGPASFGVPADPGYEGSDGKAGEKNKTYDLHDIRKQTLWGTLMAGGAGVEYYFGYKLPQNDLICEDLRSRDKSWDYCRIALEFFDAHEIPFWEMRNMDSLLKVNSDSGPAYCFAKPGSIYLAYLSQGGQAKLNLSDDARAYQVSWFNPRTGEKLQQGSFTQVKGGAVVTLGAPPREVDQDWLVMIRK; this is encoded by the coding sequence ATGATTGGTGGCTTTGCTGTTGGAGTGGGCTACGCCCAGGCTGATGATGACCTATTAAGCGGAGAGCTCAAGGCTTGGCATAAAGTTACGTTGACGTTGAATGGCCCCGAGGCAAATGAGACCGACTCTGCCCCAAATCCTTTTACGGACTATAGCATGACGGTTGACTTCCAGCACGAGTCGGGCAGTCCTCGTTATTCTATTCCGGGATACTTTGCGGCTGATGGCAATGCCGCTGAGAGTTCGGCTACATCGGGAAATAAGTGGCGAGCTCACCTTTCGCCTGATAAGCCTGGCAAGTGGACTTACACTGTTCACTTTGTGCAAGGAAAGAATTGCGCCGTAGACGAACAAGCAAGATCAGAGCTAGTCGAACGTGCTGAAGGTATCACAGGAAGTTTCCAAGTAGAACCTTCCGACAAAACGGGACGTGATTTCCGTGGACGTGGTCGCCTGGAATATGTCGGAAAGCACTACCTGCAATTTAAAGGTTCCGGCGAGTACTACTTAAAGGCTGGCCCAGATGCTCCAGAGACCTTTTTGGCGTATCAAGACTTCGACAACACGAGCGCCCACAAACCAAAAATCCCCTTGAAGACCTGGAAGGCTCATATCCAAGATTGGAAAGCCGGAGATCCGACCTGGAAGAATGGCAAGGGTAAAGGAATGATAGGTGCAGTCAATTACATCGCCGATAAGGGGTGTAACAGCATTTCGTTTTTGCCATATAACGCCGGTGGTGACGGCGATAATGTGTGGCCATTTGTTTCGCGAAACGACCCACTTCACTACGACTGCTCGAAACTTGACCAATGGCAAATCGTTTTTGACCACGCACAATCGAAGGGTGTCTACCTGCACTTCAAAATGCAGGAAACTGAAATGGACGACGACGTTCCTACATCGCTTGACAATGGAGATTTAGGGACCGAGCGTAAATTGTATTGCCGAGAGTTGGTGGCACGGTTTGGTTACGAACTTGCGTTGAATTGGAATCTGGGCGAGGAGAACACGCAGACTCCCAAGCAGCAGCGTGAGATGGCTAAATACATTCGAGATGTTGATCCGTATGATCATCACCTTGTGATTCATACGTTTCCCAATCAGCAGGATAAAGTTTACCCACCACTGATAGGTGACCAGTCTGTTCTCACTGGGGCATCCCTGCAGAACGGATGGAATCAAGCACACTCCCGAACGTTGAAATGGATTACCGAGTCGGCCAAGACAGGACGTCCGTGGGTATGTGCCAACGACGAACAAGGACCTGCGTCATTTGGTGTTCCCGCAGATCCCGGATACGAAGGGAGTGACGGAAAGGCTGGCGAAAAGAACAAAACATACGACCTACATGACATCCGAAAGCAAACCTTGTGGGGAACGCTCATGGCCGGTGGGGCAGGGGTCGAGTACTACTTCGGTTATAAGCTTCCTCAAAACGACTTGATTTGCGAAGATCTTCGCAGTCGAGACAAGTCTTGGGATTACTGCCGCATCGCGTTGGAATTCTTTGACGCGCATGAGATCCCATTCTGGGAAATGCGAAACATGGATTCTCTGCTGAAAGTTAATTCGGATTCTGGTCCAGCGTACTGCTTTGCCAAACCTGGTTCGATATACCTTGCCTATCTAAGCCAAGGAGGTCAAGCGAAGCTTAATTTGTCAGACGATGCTCGAGCATACCAAGTAAGTTGGTTTAATCCGCGGACGGGTGAGAAACTTCAGCAGGGGAGTTTCACTCAAGTTAAAGGGGGAGCAGTGGTGACACTAGGAGCTCCACCAAGAGAAGTCGATCAGGATTGGTTGGTCATGATACGGAAGTAA
- a CDS encoding PSD1 and planctomycete cytochrome C domain-containing protein, translating into MMSRGIAVVFLIVFSGNCYAQVEVHFESEVRGIFKTHCFHCHGEEENVEGGLDLRLVRWMLDGGDSGVAIVAGKPEKSLIYQRLVSHEMPPDASKQISTDELAKVEHWIRGGAKTARPEPESLGDDYLITDEERAHWAYQTIKRPEVPHVEHADSVANPIDAFLLAKLEKHGHQFNEPATADHLVRRLSFDLLGLPPEIKWISELQTSQDPNHWNTLVDKLLASPHYGERWGRHWLDVAGYADSEGYSDVDAERPHAWRYRDYVIRAFNEGMPFDQFIREQLAGDELITSPMNNLSPKDVELLAATGFLRMAPDGTGGAVDDAQQARNDTIADTIHIVSSSLMSVTLSCAQCHDHRYDPISQEDYYCFRAVFDPAFDWQKWKNPRQRLISLYTDADRRAAAEVEKEAKLIDAAVLKKRNEFIASTFEEQLAKLPDEIHELARSAFTTDVKKRTPEQKEIFRKHPNLNVSASSLYLYNREAADELKKMQKDAADVRAKKPKQEYVRALTEAPGNVPTSRLFYRGDYAQPKQELTPAGLTIVRQTSDLAEIPLSSSGLPTSGRRLALADYLTDPKHPLTARAIMNRVWMHHFGIGLVTTPTDFGVLGDPPTHPRLLDWLAAEFIASGWDLKHMHRLILTSNAWRQAVRDNAALKAADPDNRWYGGARLRRLDAEAIRDSLLMISGELNPKQFGPPVPVMPDVVGRIVIGKENSSAGRPGEVIDMKGEELRRSIYIQVRRSRPLSMMETFDQPAMSPNCDQRRPSTSATQSLLMLNSVDLIERSRMTASLLIKAFPDDPAKRIELAWLKMYSRRIEEQELSDAQAFVQSMTNDLKTQTAYQPKAEKPPGRSADEEALAILCQVLLSSNEFLYVQ; encoded by the coding sequence ATGATGTCTCGTGGAATCGCCGTCGTATTTTTGATTGTGTTCTCTGGCAACTGCTATGCCCAAGTTGAGGTTCATTTCGAATCGGAAGTCCGTGGGATCTTTAAAACCCATTGTTTTCATTGCCATGGCGAGGAGGAAAATGTTGAAGGTGGACTCGACCTCCGCTTAGTACGGTGGATGCTTGACGGAGGTGATTCAGGTGTGGCGATTGTTGCCGGCAAGCCTGAAAAAAGCTTGATCTACCAACGACTCGTATCGCATGAAATGCCGCCCGATGCCAGCAAGCAGATCTCAACGGATGAACTAGCAAAAGTAGAACATTGGATCCGTGGTGGCGCAAAGACAGCTCGTCCCGAACCGGAGTCATTAGGAGATGATTATCTCATCACTGACGAAGAACGGGCTCACTGGGCATACCAAACCATCAAACGACCGGAAGTTCCTCATGTCGAACATGCCGACAGCGTCGCTAATCCAATCGATGCGTTTCTTTTGGCGAAGCTGGAGAAACATGGTCATCAATTTAATGAGCCCGCAACAGCAGATCATCTCGTCCGAAGACTTTCATTTGATCTACTGGGTCTTCCTCCAGAAATAAAATGGATCAGTGAGTTGCAAACGAGCCAAGATCCGAACCACTGGAACACATTGGTTGACAAGTTGCTTGCGTCGCCACACTACGGAGAACGCTGGGGAAGGCACTGGCTAGATGTCGCAGGCTACGCTGACAGCGAAGGATATAGCGACGTTGACGCAGAGCGACCACATGCTTGGCGATACCGCGACTATGTGATTCGAGCATTTAATGAAGGGATGCCGTTCGACCAGTTTATTCGTGAACAATTAGCCGGGGACGAATTGATAACTTCCCCCATGAACAACCTTTCCCCCAAAGACGTTGAACTGCTCGCGGCGACTGGTTTTTTGCGAATGGCTCCCGATGGCACCGGCGGTGCTGTTGATGACGCTCAACAAGCAAGAAATGACACAATCGCCGATACGATACACATCGTGTCTTCTTCGCTGATGTCGGTCACGTTATCGTGCGCCCAGTGTCACGATCACCGCTACGATCCCATATCGCAGGAGGACTACTATTGCTTTCGTGCGGTGTTTGATCCAGCTTTCGATTGGCAGAAATGGAAGAACCCCAGACAACGGCTCATCTCACTTTACACAGACGCTGATCGCCGAGCGGCGGCCGAGGTTGAAAAAGAGGCGAAACTTATTGACGCCGCTGTCCTCAAAAAGAGAAATGAGTTCATCGCTTCGACATTTGAAGAGCAACTCGCAAAGCTTCCCGATGAAATTCATGAGTTGGCTCGATCCGCCTTTACCACGGATGTAAAAAAACGTACACCAGAGCAAAAAGAAATATTCCGTAAGCATCCTAACCTAAACGTTTCGGCCAGTTCGCTCTATCTCTACAACCGCGAGGCAGCGGATGAGCTAAAGAAGATGCAGAAAGACGCGGCTGACGTCCGCGCGAAGAAACCAAAGCAGGAATACGTACGTGCGTTAACGGAGGCACCGGGGAATGTTCCGACCAGCCGACTATTCTATCGCGGTGATTACGCACAACCGAAACAAGAACTAACACCGGCCGGTTTGACGATCGTTCGTCAGACCTCAGACCTAGCAGAGATACCGCTTTCATCGTCAGGTTTACCGACGTCCGGAAGACGTTTAGCTCTTGCCGATTATCTAACTGATCCCAAGCATCCACTGACCGCCCGAGCAATTATGAATCGTGTTTGGATGCATCACTTTGGCATTGGCCTAGTTACAACGCCAACTGACTTTGGCGTGTTAGGCGATCCGCCAACCCACCCTCGATTGCTCGATTGGCTGGCCGCTGAATTTATTGCGAGTGGCTGGGACTTGAAACACATGCACCGACTGATCTTAACCTCCAACGCATGGAGACAGGCAGTTCGTGATAATGCCGCACTCAAAGCAGCAGATCCCGACAATCGATGGTATGGAGGTGCTCGTTTAAGACGGCTTGATGCGGAGGCGATTCGCGATAGCTTACTAATGATCTCTGGCGAGTTGAATCCGAAACAGTTCGGGCCCCCGGTCCCAGTCATGCCGGACGTTGTAGGACGTATCGTGATCGGCAAGGAAAATTCGAGTGCGGGACGACCTGGCGAAGTTATTGATATGAAAGGAGAGGAACTTCGGAGGAGTATTTACATTCAAGTGCGCCGCAGTCGCCCTCTGAGCATGATGGAAACATTCGATCAACCCGCCATGAGCCCGAATTGTGATCAACGGCGGCCATCGACTAGTGCTACTCAGTCTTTGCTTATGCTCAACAGTGTCGACTTGATCGAACGTTCTCGAATGACTGCGTCACTACTCATTAAGGCGTTTCCTGATGATCCAGCCAAAAGGATTGAGTTGGCCTGGTTAAAGATGTATAGCCGTAGGATCGAAGAGCAAGAATTGTCCGACGCTCAGGCATTCGTCCAGTCAATGACAAACGATCTTAAAACACAAACAGCCTATCAACCAAAAGCGGAAAAGCCACCAGGTCGATCCGCCGATGAGGAAGCGCTTGCCATATTGTGCCAAGTTCTGCTTAGTTCCAATGAGTTCTTGTACGTTCAATAA
- a CDS encoding DUF1559 domain-containing protein, with protein MTRSKKRTGFTLVELLVVIAIIGILIGLLLPAVQQAREAARRLECSNNLKQLGLAIHNYHDTHGKFPNNNPLVQRSSDSKRFIQGPWTIAILPFLEQTNLYDQWDQNLGFGEGSNRALLTTPVPAYRCPSTPGPEIATFAGITSPSFDADRDSISDGVAYDATAVDYHAPISAHTPPMDSSSARVDAAMPQLSSVGFRDITDGTSNTILFAEVAGFPKRYNRGSAVGDNAAVFGHLGAWNRILTIRSDASGSTLYGGNCLINCTNYASTNLYSFHPGGAQICLVDGSVRFLSETVEMDTFFRLMASQDGLPLGDY; from the coding sequence ATGACGCGTTCTAAGAAACGAACTGGGTTTACGCTGGTCGAACTTCTGGTAGTCATTGCCATTATTGGAATATTGATCGGCCTACTTCTTCCTGCAGTCCAGCAAGCACGCGAAGCCGCGCGACGACTTGAGTGCTCAAACAACTTAAAGCAGCTTGGCCTGGCAATTCACAACTATCATGACACACATGGAAAGTTTCCAAACAATAATCCGTTGGTTCAAAGAAGCTCTGACAGCAAAAGATTTATTCAGGGGCCTTGGACGATAGCAATCCTCCCATTCCTTGAGCAAACCAATCTCTATGATCAATGGGATCAGAACCTTGGTTTTGGAGAAGGATCGAATCGTGCTTTACTCACGACTCCCGTTCCTGCGTATCGCTGTCCCTCTACGCCGGGCCCTGAAATCGCGACTTTCGCGGGAATTACGTCACCTTCGTTTGACGCGGACCGAGATTCCATTAGTGATGGAGTAGCTTATGACGCGACGGCAGTTGATTACCATGCACCCATTTCCGCTCATACACCTCCCATGGACTCTTCGTCCGCTCGTGTGGATGCGGCCATGCCGCAACTGTCGTCTGTCGGGTTTCGCGACATCACCGATGGTACTAGCAATACGATACTATTCGCCGAAGTCGCTGGATTTCCTAAACGATATAATCGAGGCAGTGCGGTCGGTGACAATGCAGCCGTTTTCGGTCACCTTGGCGCATGGAACCGTATTCTAACGATACGTAGTGACGCTTCCGGCTCGACACTATATGGCGGAAATTGCCTGATCAACTGCACCAACTACGCGTCGACGAATCTTTACTCATTCCATCCAGGTGGCGCACAAATCTGTCTCGTTGATGGATCCGTTAGGTTTCTGTCGGAAACAGTCGAAATGGATACCTTCTTTCGGCTGATGGCTTCACAGGATGGCTTACCGCTTGGTGATTATTAA
- the zigA gene encoding zinc metallochaperone GTPase ZigA: MITNNSSPQLPVTVLSGFLGAGKTTVLNHILSNREGLKVAVIVNDMSEVNIDAAIVRDGNAALSRTEEQLVEMTNGCICCTLREDLLVEVSRLAQEGRFDYLLIESTGISEPLPVAETFTFVDEEGQSLSDFASLDTMVTVIDALNFMKDFGSWDDLVDRKIGLSEEDTRNVVDLLVDQVEFANVILVNKSDLVDLDQLNLLKSILERLNPTAQILTTEHGQVPLSRILGTGLFSLQEAEEHPEWLTTPRGEEATETEEYNIGSFVFRSRRPFHAERLWNMLNSEKSFLAGVLRSKGFAWFATRHDYAYQWAQAGVSIQLNPAGIWWDAANDEYWPDEAQERTQLLSQFDGKYGDRRQELVFIGIDLDQELIEERLHKCLLTDLEYASGPEVWKDLPDPLPAIQIDESESEEVGSE; the protein is encoded by the coding sequence ATGATCACCAACAACTCTTCGCCGCAACTTCCTGTGACTGTTCTGTCTGGTTTCCTAGGAGCGGGAAAAACGACGGTTCTCAATCATATTCTTTCTAATCGTGAAGGTTTGAAAGTTGCCGTCATCGTAAATGACATGAGCGAAGTCAATATCGATGCGGCGATTGTTCGGGATGGAAACGCAGCACTTAGTCGGACCGAGGAACAACTGGTCGAAATGACCAATGGTTGTATCTGCTGCACATTGCGTGAAGACCTCTTGGTGGAAGTAAGCCGTCTGGCACAGGAGGGGCGATTTGATTACCTGCTTATCGAAAGCACCGGTATTAGCGAGCCGCTCCCAGTTGCCGAAACGTTTACTTTTGTAGACGAGGAAGGTCAAAGCCTTTCGGACTTTGCTTCTTTGGACACCATGGTAACTGTGATTGATGCCCTGAACTTTATGAAAGACTTTGGGTCTTGGGACGATCTTGTTGACCGCAAGATCGGGTTGAGTGAAGAAGATACTCGCAACGTTGTCGATCTTCTGGTCGATCAAGTCGAGTTTGCAAATGTTATCCTGGTTAACAAATCAGATTTGGTCGATTTAGACCAGTTAAACTTGCTTAAGTCAATTCTTGAGCGTCTTAATCCAACAGCTCAAATTCTAACAACCGAACATGGCCAAGTTCCCCTTTCACGCATTCTGGGAACTGGACTCTTCAGCCTACAAGAAGCAGAGGAACATCCCGAATGGCTTACAACTCCTCGTGGTGAAGAGGCGACGGAAACCGAAGAGTACAACATCGGCAGCTTCGTGTTCCGATCTCGGCGACCTTTTCACGCTGAACGGCTTTGGAACATGCTCAACAGCGAAAAGAGCTTCCTCGCCGGCGTGCTGAGAAGCAAAGGGTTCGCTTGGTTCGCTACACGCCACGACTATGCCTATCAGTGGGCTCAGGCAGGCGTCTCTATTCAACTTAATCCTGCAGGAATCTGGTGGGATGCAGCAAACGACGAGTATTGGCCTGACGAAGCACAAGAGCGGACGCAATTGTTGAGTCAGTTCGACGGTAAGTACGGTGATCGTCGGCAGGAGCTGGTATTTATCGGTATCGATCTAGACCAGGAGCTGATTGAAGAGCGATTGCACAAATGCCTTTTGACTGATTTGGAATATGCCTCAGGGCCAGAGGTATGGAAAGACCTGCCAGATCCATTACCTGCGATTCAAATTGATGAAAGCGAATCAGAGGAGGTCGGATCAGAATGA
- a CDS encoding prepilin peptidase, which produces MSGEKLDLNDSAVQFEQECPVFQRSLTGEYLAMGLMFQSIFGILAWSIGVLFAPQGLAIIVAGIWILCRARGYFCGRWFTPLVTLGLVGPVYLIWHGDLSIPHPALNLFSPQIFLAMLGLIVYADFAEFVPRLHLRTTSLWKRLKWKQAAFWSVVFAFVVYMILIPTSEWITNQIFPSPSVQMREYLSFAEMVRLRSMEAFSALWFFAFGATIGSFLNVVAYRVPRGQSVVFQRSSCPQCGTQIKGRDNVPIFGWLMLGGRCRACHSKISARYPIVELTTALLFLTLYFVELISGGANIPVRQPNTYSGVVWILMYTKWDLIGMYAYHCLALCVLLSCVLIDIDGERVNSRTKWSTLAMLLLPPLIVPHLMPVPLITNASTWLSAPSLQAGLQCFSGCLAGAVLGFLTKLGISSTKSNVGSNGQVVSFLAVVGITLGWQAVIAVTVIGLLLRVVASLLPRLGLESLPITVHFFVAFFVHHIVWRFAIEYGAPWWPSHLTSVPGWLGVAMIYGSLLVGNRYMISGANPKSLDKSYLFDRVEREI; this is translated from the coding sequence ATGTCGGGAGAAAAGCTCGATCTAAACGATTCGGCAGTCCAATTTGAGCAAGAATGTCCTGTTTTTCAGCGCAGCTTGACCGGCGAATACCTGGCGATGGGGCTTATGTTCCAATCGATATTTGGAATTCTTGCGTGGTCGATAGGCGTCTTGTTTGCACCACAAGGACTAGCCATTATCGTCGCTGGAATTTGGATCCTATGCCGCGCACGAGGATACTTCTGCGGTCGCTGGTTTACGCCTCTAGTGACTCTCGGATTGGTAGGTCCTGTTTACCTAATCTGGCACGGCGATTTGTCGATTCCTCATCCGGCCCTTAATCTCTTCTCTCCACAGATCTTCTTAGCAATGTTGGGTCTGATTGTATACGCTGACTTTGCGGAATTCGTGCCTAGACTGCATCTCCGGACCACCTCACTCTGGAAGCGTCTCAAATGGAAGCAAGCGGCGTTCTGGAGCGTGGTATTTGCATTTGTTGTCTACATGATCCTTATTCCTACAAGTGAATGGATCACTAACCAGATATTCCCTTCTCCCTCGGTACAAATGCGAGAGTATCTTTCTTTTGCTGAAATGGTCCGGCTTCGCAGCATGGAGGCATTCAGCGCTCTCTGGTTTTTCGCGTTTGGAGCAACGATTGGCAGCTTCTTGAACGTCGTGGCTTATCGTGTTCCGCGGGGGCAGTCCGTCGTCTTTCAGCGTTCAAGTTGCCCACAATGTGGCACGCAAATTAAGGGACGCGACAACGTGCCGATATTTGGTTGGCTTATGTTGGGGGGACGCTGCCGTGCTTGTCATTCCAAGATTTCTGCCCGATATCCAATTGTTGAGCTCACCACGGCACTGCTCTTTCTCACGCTATATTTTGTTGAACTAATCTCGGGTGGTGCGAATATCCCAGTACGTCAGCCGAACACATACAGCGGAGTGGTCTGGATCTTGATGTACACCAAGTGGGATCTCATCGGAATGTATGCGTACCACTGTCTTGCCTTGTGCGTCTTGCTCTCATGCGTCTTGATTGACATTGACGGCGAGAGAGTGAATTCAAGAACAAAGTGGTCAACACTAGCGATGCTACTTTTGCCTCCGCTAATCGTGCCGCATCTTATGCCTGTGCCACTGATCACTAATGCATCCACCTGGCTGTCAGCTCCAAGTCTTCAAGCCGGATTGCAATGCTTCAGTGGCTGTTTAGCTGGCGCAGTACTCGGATTTCTAACTAAGCTGGGGATAAGTTCCACCAAGTCGAATGTTGGCTCCAATGGACAAGTCGTCAGTTTTCTGGCTGTAGTCGGCATTACGTTGGGCTGGCAAGCGGTCATTGCAGTGACGGTTATCGGATTGCTGTTGAGAGTGGTCGCTTCATTGTTGCCGCGATTGGGCCTTGAAAGTCTACCAATCACGGTCCATTTCTTCGTCGCATTCTTCGTTCATCACATCGTCTGGCGGTTTGCGATTGAGTATGGTGCGCCTTGGTGGCCTAGTCATCTGACATCGGTACCTGGATGGCTAGGCGTTGCCATGATCTACGGATCGCTCTTGGTAGGAAATCGTTACATGATCTCGGGAGCGAATCCTAAAAGTCTCGATAAATCCTATCTATTCGACAGGGTAGAGAGAGAAATCTAA